From a region of the Apteryx mantelli isolate bAptMan1 chromosome 20, bAptMan1.hap1, whole genome shotgun sequence genome:
- the LOC136993734 gene encoding olfactory receptor 14C36-like, with translation MSNSSSLNEFLLLVFVDTRQLQFMHFLLFLGIYLAALLGNGLVITAIACNHRLHTPMYFFLLNLSLLDLGTISTIVPKSMANSLWDTRSISYSGCVAQVFLFLFLLSAEYFLLTVMAYDRFVAICKPLHYGTIMGSRACAKMAAAAWASGFLNAALHTGNTFSIPLCQGNILEQFFCEVAQILKLSCSDAYLREVGLIVVSACLGFGCFIFIVLSYVQIFTAVLRMPSEQGRHKAFSMCLPHLAVVSLFVSTLMFTYLKPPSISSPALDLVVSLLYAVLPPAVNPLIYSMRNKELKDALRKLVQWVQCQSQ, from the coding sequence atgtccaacagcagctccctcaacgagttccttctcctggtatTTGTGGACACACGGCAACTTCAATTCATGCACTTCttgctgttcctgggcatctacctggctgccctcctgggcaatggccttgtcatcacagccatagcctgcaaccaccgcctccacacccccatgtacttcttcctcctcaacctctccctcctcgaccttggcaccatctccaccattgtccccaaatccatggccaattccctgtgggacaccaggtccatttcctactctggatgtgttgcccaggtctttctgtttctcttcttgctgtcagcagaatattttcttctcactgtcatggcctatgaccgctttgttgccatctgcaaacccctgcactatgggaccatcatgggcagcagagcttgtgccaaaatggcagcagctgcctgggccagtggttttctcaatgctgccctgcacactgggaacacattttcaataccactctgccaaggcaatatcctagagcagttcttctgtgaagtcgcccagatcctcaagctctcctgctctgacgccTACCTCCGGGAAGTTGgccttattgtggttagtgcctgtttaggctttggatgtttcattttcattgtgctgtcctacgtgcagatcttcacagctgtgctgaggatgccctctgagcagggcaggcacaaagccttttccatgtgcctccctcacctggcagtggtctccctgtttgtcagcactctcatgtttacctacctgaagcccccctccatctcctccccagctctcgatctggtggtgtctCTTCTGTATGCAgtgttgcctccagcagtgaaccccctcatctacagcatgaggaacaaggagctcaaggatgcgctgaggaaactggttcaatgggtacaatgtcagtcCCAATAA